The genomic region GGTGTTCCGCGTTGCCAAGCAGGCCGTCACCAAGGCCCTGCAGTACGCCTATATCGGCCGCAAGCAGAAGAAGCGCAACTTCCGCTCGCTGTGGATCACCCGCATCAACGCCGCGGCCCGCATCAACGGCCTGAGCTACAGCCGCTTCATGAACGGCCTGATGAAGGCCGGCATCACCCTCGACCGCAAGGTGCTGGCGGACATCGCCGTGCACGATGCGGCGGGTTTTGCCGCGCTGGCCGAGAAGGCGAAGGGCGCGCTCGCAGCGTAATTGTCGC from Lysobacter alkalisoli harbors:
- the rplT gene encoding 50S ribosomal protein L20; its protein translation is MARVKRGVTARRRHKKILKQAKGYYHARRKVFRVAKQAVTKALQYAYIGRKQKKRNFRSLWITRINAAARINGLSYSRFMNGLMKAGITLDRKVLADIAVHDAAGFAALAEKAKGALAA